GACGAGCCGCGCCGGTTCCTAAGCGGTGGCGGTCGCCGACTCGGCGGCCACCAGCGATCCCTCTTCCATCCAGTGCGCGATCAGCCGATAGATCCGGAAGGAGTCGACGAAGAAGTCGGCCTCGCACTGGGCCGCGGAGGCGCCCCCGGTGATCTTCGCGAATACGCCCTGGAGAAGCGTGGGGTCGCGCTCGTCCTCGGGCGCCGTCGGCGGAACCGCGGTCCGCACGAGCGGCGTTCCCTCGGGCACGAGCGCCCGCGCCTGGCGCAGCTCGTCGTAACGGCGGCTTCCCTCGAAGATCAACGGGACGATCTCGAGCAGCGAGCCGGGATCGGCCGTGCCGCCGTTCTGGCGGTTCACGAACGAGAACGTCCCCGGAGCGGGGTTCTCGAACAGCTGGTACACCGCGTCGCGGCCTCGGAGCGGGCCGACGCGGCAGTGTGCGAGTTTTCCCGATTCGAAGGCGAGAACGGCCGCCGTCTCGCCGGAACGATCCGTGAGGGTGAGGAGGCCGCTCACCTCGCTCTGCGCGAGATTCTGGAGCAGGTTCGGCATGCCGAAGAGCTCGAGGTCTCCCGAGAGGCTCGGGAGCGAGGAGTTGTCCGGGGGCGGAGCGGCGTGGTCGAACCCGTCGAGCGCCGCGGCGGCGGCTTTCGCGAACGACTGATCCGGATAGGTGCGGACCACTTCCCGGAAGAGCTGCCGGACCTCGGGCGTGGGAGTCGACGACAGCGCGCGGACGATCCACTCGATGTTCTGCGCCTTCCGCGCGAGCACGAAGCCGAACACCTTCCTCGGGAGCTCCTTGCGGAGGGCCGCCGTCAGGCGGGAAACGGCGGTCATCTCGGTCGAGAGGTCCGCCCCCGCGAGTTCCGCGAGGCGGGCCGTGGTCTCGCCGAGTCCCGAAACCCCCGAGAGACCGTGGTCCACGACCGCGTTGATCGCGGCCGACGTTCCGATTCGCGCGAGCGCCGAGTAGGCGCGATCGAGCACCGTCTGGACGTCGTCGGCGGTGTACGCGCCGCCTCCCGATTTCCCGGCGAGCGTCTCGAACTCCCGGGCGATCGAGATCAGCACCGCGGCCGTCTTGTCGTGGCGAATCATCGCGAGGTTCGCCATGACCTCCTTGATGAGCAGGATGTGCTGTCCCGGCCTTCCCAGCGAACCGAGCATCTCGATCTCCGCCTCGAGCGGGGAGTCCTCGGAGCGCGGGATCCTCCGCAGGACGTTCAGGAGGTTCCGCTGGAAATACCATCCCGCCTGCCCCGACGCGGGGTTGAGCGGCTGTCTCAGCTTCTCGAGAGCCGCGCGACGGGCGACGGGCCCGTGCACCTGGAGGAGCGTGACCAGGAGCCGGCGCCGTTCCCGCTTCTGTTCGGTCTCGAGTTCGTCGAGGATGCCCTGGGGAGAGAGCGCGGGGAAGAATCCGAGGACCTTGCGCAGGATCGACTGGCGGCTCGCGTCTTCGGCGTACGTCCGGAGGCGGTCGAGGTCGACGAGCTCCTGCATTCCGCGCCGCGTGAGCTCCGCCCGCTCCGGATCGACCTTCCTCTCGGCGACCAGCCGTTCGGCGAGATCGAACATGGTGACGGCGCGCCCGAGCTCCCCTTCGTTCAGCTGCTCGACGGCGGCGCGGACCATCTCGTGAAAGCGCCGCGCGCCTTCGGCGGGGTCGTCGGCGAGCGCGACGATCTTGTGCATCGCCTCGACGGCGCCGACCTTCGGCGTCTCCGGGTCCTCCGAGGTCTTCGCGGAGACCGGAATCGCCCATCCCGGCAGCGCGACCGACAGCGACCGGAAGACGCGGTCGATGCGCGAGTCCATCCCCAGATCGCCGAGCCGGGCGAGATAGCGGTCGAGATCGGCCGAACTCCGCGATTCCCGGGCAGCGACCGACAACATCTCGGAGAGAACCTTTTCCCGGCCGGGAGGAGCCGCGGGCGGCGGTTCACCGGGCCGGCGCTCGGGAACCGGACCCAGACGGTGGAGCAGCAGGGCAAAACGGCGGATCCCCTCCGAGACCGACAGATCCGGCGAAATTCCCGCGGGCGCGGCGCCCCCCGCCATTCTCGTCGCGACGAGCGGGCGCTCCGCGCCGGTCTGGCGGTGCAGCACGGAGACCGGGCTGCTCGTGTAGGTCTCGGCCGTCGCGAGACGGCGAACGTTGCTCGCGAACAGGAGGCGGTCCTCCTCCGGGCAGGCCTTCAGCAGGAGTGTGGCGACCCTCTCGAGGAACGGACCGAGCGTCTGTTCGCCGATCAGCTTGTACTCCGAGAGGAGATGGAGCTTCTTGATCCCGTGGAAGAGGTAATCGGACGTCGGGGCCGACGCGCCGGCCAGCGTATGCTGCTCGGCGGTCCAGTTCTGGATTTCGGCGGCCGTCAGCTCGGCGGGGTAGCGGACGAGGACGTCGATCGAATCGACGACCATGAGCGGAGCGAGCTCGTCGGAGAGATACCGCTGCAGCTCGAAGAGCGCTTCACGGACTTCCCATCCTGGCTGCCCGGGTTCGAAAGACTCCCCCACTTGTTCCGAATTGTACCCGGATACGCGCCTCTTTTCGATACCCC
The DNA window shown above is from Thermoanaerobaculia bacterium and carries:
- a CDS encoding DUF4388 domain-containing protein, with amino-acid sequence MGESFEPGQPGWEVREALFELQRYLSDELAPLMVVDSIDVLVRYPAELTAAEIQNWTAEQHTLAGASAPTSDYLFHGIKKLHLLSEYKLIGEQTLGPFLERVATLLLKACPEEDRLLFASNVRRLATAETYTSSPVSVLHRQTGAERPLVATRMAGGAAPAGISPDLSVSEGIRRFALLLHRLGPVPERRPGEPPPAAPPGREKVLSEMLSVAARESRSSADLDRYLARLGDLGMDSRIDRVFRSLSVALPGWAIPVSAKTSEDPETPKVGAVEAMHKIVALADDPAEGARRFHEMVRAAVEQLNEGELGRAVTMFDLAERLVAERKVDPERAELTRRGMQELVDLDRLRTYAEDASRQSILRKVLGFFPALSPQGILDELETEQKRERRRLLVTLLQVHGPVARRAALEKLRQPLNPASGQAGWYFQRNLLNVLRRIPRSEDSPLEAEIEMLGSLGRPGQHILLIKEVMANLAMIRHDKTAAVLISIAREFETLAGKSGGGAYTADDVQTVLDRAYSALARIGTSAAINAVVDHGLSGVSGLGETTARLAELAGADLSTEMTAVSRLTAALRKELPRKVFGFVLARKAQNIEWIVRALSSTPTPEVRQLFREVVRTYPDQSFAKAAAAALDGFDHAAPPPDNSSLPSLSGDLELFGMPNLLQNLAQSEVSGLLTLTDRSGETAAVLAFESGKLAHCRVGPLRGRDAVYQLFENPAPGTFSFVNRQNGGTADPGSLLEIVPLIFEGSRRYDELRQARALVPEGTPLVRTAVPPTAPEDERDPTLLQGVFAKITGGASAAQCEADFFVDSFRIYRLIAHWMEEGSLVAAESATATA